From Sphingobacterium bambusae:
ATCGACAAACGTGCCTACTTCCACGTGGTAGAGCGTGCGGCTTTCGCCTGTTTCCCAAACCTGTCGTAACACTGTGGAAATGTGCTTTTGCTGTGGATTGCTAAAAAGTTCGTCGTAGAGCTTGCCCTTATAATCATCTGATAGTGCCCATAGCGAGCACATGCGCTTATTGGCGTAGGCTATTCTAAGGTCTGCGCTATCATATACAGCGGTAGCATCTGGAGAAAAACGGAGTACCTCAAAGAGTACTTGATCCGAATTAAGCATAGTGGCGAATTTTATCTAAATATAGTGAAATTATATCAACTATACGAAAACAACTGTAATTAAACGTCGGTTACAGCAACGGTTAGTTTTCTGCATGCACAATCGCTTGTTGAACCACATCTAATAAGTCATCCATATCAAATGGTTTTCCCAAAAAGACGTCGGCACCAGCTTCCATGGCTACTTCTTCACCATTGCGACTTGCGGAAATACATAGGATAAACATATGCTTTAAGCCGTCATGTTGACGTATAAATTTAATGATTTCATCACCGGTAACGACAGGCATCCAAAGGTCAACTATCAACAGGTCCGGTTGCTCTTGGATTAGCCTTTCGCCCACTTTTGTACTGTTGGTTTCTGAAATGACTTGCGCATCCAAGTCTTCTAGCATGAGCTCAAGCATATTGACGATACCATAATCGTCGTCACAAATCAAAATTTTTTTCTGCTCCATTTATTAGGCGGTGTAGATGCGTGGTACAGTCGGAATACCGCTTTACCACTAGCTTTGCAATCTATGTTTTTCAACGGGTTTCATCACAAAAGTAGCATCCCGATATGATTTTTGGAAATTTAAAGATAAAAAAAGAGATAGGGAACACTTGTTTTTGTTACACAAGTAAGATTCATGGGTAAAAACACAATGGTCGCGATGTATAGATTAAAGCCGCCCATTCTTGCGATACACCTTTAACGAAGACATAACTGTATATTGTATGGGAAAAATATGTTTCAGTTTGATTTTTTATTTCTCTATATTTAAGGTGTGATTACTTTTTGTAATAAGTATAGATTTTTTAACATTTAAAACAACGTTGTACGACATGACTTACATCCCAAAGAAAGAAGAGGTTAAACAAGAAGTTTTTGATCTCTACGATGATTACGCACACCAACGCCTTTCCAGAAAAGAATTTATGCAGCGATTGTCTCTTTTTGCGGTGGGGTCGCTTACGGTGCCGGCCTTGATGAGTTTCTTGATGCCGAATTACAGGGATAATGTACAAGTGGAAGAAGGCGACCCGCGTATCGCGGAGTCTTTCGTAACTTACCCTTCGCCGAAAGGAGCTGGTGAAATGAAAGGATTACTCTGTTATCCACATAATAACACTGAAGCTTTAGGCGCTGTGGTCGTCGTACATGAAAATAGAGGGCTGAATCCGCATATTGCAGATGTGGCACGAAGAGCGGCTCTCGCCGGATTTCTTGTGTTGGCGCCCGACGCGCTCAGTCCACTGGGAGGATATCCAGGGAATGATGATGAAGGTCGTGAAATGCAAAGTAAACGTGGCCGCGAAGAGATGTTAGAAGATTTCATCGCTGCTGCAACATTCTTAGGCGAGCACCCGATGTCAAATGGCAAAGTAGGGGTGGTCGGTTTTTGTTTTGGCGGTTGGATTGCCAACATGATAGCTGCTAGACTTCCACAACTTGTCGCTGCAGTCCTTTTTTACGGAGGTCAAGCGCCCGTTGCCGATGTACCGAACATCAAAGCTAAGCTGCAGCTACATTTCGCCGAATTGGACACGCGTGTTAACGAGGGATGGCCAGCCTATGAAGAAGCGTTGCAGCAAAACGGAAAACAGTTTAGCGTATTCTTTTACCCGAAAGCAAACCATGGTTTTCATAATGACAGCACACCGCGTTATGATAAGGAAGCCGCAACATTGGCTTGGACGAGAACCATTAATTTCTTTAAAGAAACTTTGCTTTAGCGTAGGATAATGACAGTATGCACTATTTAAGATACATGGCTTCCTTATGCTCAAGCACGGTTTTGATGCTGGGCGTTCCATCTCTTAGGATCGATTCGTGGTGGGGCGCAGCAACAATAACTTTGTAGCTTTTACCTTCTAGCGATAAAAAAAACAAGACGCCATTCGTTACCTGATTCTCATCGATGAGCAAGGTATATTTTTCTGCGGGTTTAGCAAGCATCTGATGCTTGCTAAACAACTTTATTAATTGTTCCATGAATAGTTAAAAAGTACCCGGATCATCACCTTCTTGTAGCACCAGAGTTGCTGTTATTGCGTGCGTTCGCAACCTGTTGCTGATACTTGAGCTGAAAATACGTTCTAGAAAATTTCGGTTTCTTTTCAACACACAAAGCAAATCGACGCGATGTTGACCAATATAGGTATTGACGGTGTGCTCAATAGACTCATTGAAGTCAAGGAATACAAAATCAAGATTATCCTTTTCAAATTTCTGCTTCCATCGCTGAGAAAGCCCGATGATAGCTGGATTATACTCCTTGTGCACGTATACGCATTTGACATTAACGGCGAATGGCCGTACCAACTGGAGAATCTCTGCAAGAGCAATCTCGTCGCTTTCGCGAAACAGTGTCGTAAATATAATCTCTTTAATTTGCTGGTAATTTGATTCCTTGGGCACCGACAGCACCGGAATTCGTACACCGCGGATCATCCCAAGCGTATTTGATCCGAATATCTTGTCGATAAAGCCTTGCGCGCGGTTCGTGCCCATCACAACCAAGTTGATGTGCTCGCGTTGGATGATCTCCTGCGCATTAGATACTACCGTGCCCTCCTCAAACAAAAAAGTAAGTGGAACAGTATCTAGCTGTTTCTCTTTGGCCAAGTTGTGCAAGAAAGCGCTATGCTTTTTATAGCTCTCGAATTGCTGTAATTCGTAGCTTTCGTACACCTCCGGGACAATCTCGGGCTGCCCCACATGGGAAGCCGATAGCACTGGCTGCATATAGGTGTGTAAGATGTAAACGGTAGCACCTAAGTCATGCGCTAGGTGTAGGGCATAGACAAAGGCATTATTCGCCGCGTCCGAAAAATCTGTTGGAAATAAAATGCGCATGGTTTCAATTCTTTTTTTCCTACAAGCAATTTACGTTATTTATCAATTTCATACAATCAAATAAGATTAATTTTTTTTGTCACTACCTGTAGCGAAATGATTCGAAAGCGCGTTTCCACCGTAGTTTTATGAATGAAGTGCATGAGAGAATTTTAATCCGCTGTTCGGGTATTGAAATATTAATTCGCTAAATTGGCTTATCGGAACAGACGATTAAATGAAGAGTATTCGGCAATACTGGAGAAAAGATAACCCTTTTTCGCTCAGAGAAGCGCTAGAGGACTGTGTTTTGGGGAAAACCGAACGAGGAAAATCGTTTGTATATAAAAAATATTACGGTTATGTCATGGCAGTTGTACTCCGATATATGACGGTAGAAATGGAAGCTGAAGAGGCGACGAACGAAACCTTCGTCAAGGTGTTTCGCAAGATGGATCGTTTTGAAATGCACGAGGACGATGAAGTGTTGGAAAAAACCTTTCGTTCTTGGTTGGCGCGTATTGCCGTAAATACGTCTATCGACATGTTACGCAGTAAGAAGCCCTTGGATTTTTTTGAGGACACAGCGATGGAAGATGTTAAGCAGCATGCGGTAGTTATTGATGATCGACTTGCTGTAGATGACATCTTAAAATTGCTGGATAAACTTCCGGATGTACAACGCTCTATATTCAATTTATTTGAGATCGAAGGATATTCGCATGAAGAAATCGGTGCTATGTTGGGTATTCCAGAGAGCACCTCACGGACTTACTTGACGCGTGCCAAACAACGGTTGCGTAAGTTGTACGTAGAACAATTTACTGTTTCGCAAAACATACCGCTATAATGTTGGGGAAAGATGGAAGATAGCAAGAAAAAGGAACTGATAGAAGTAATTAAGGAGCGCCTAAAAAACGCGGATCCTATCCCTTACAAAGAAGGGGCTTGGGAAGCGTATAGGGCAAAATATGAACCGGTCAAAACAGCTCGGTTGCCGGCTGCATTTTGGTCGGCAGCGGCGGCATTGGCCGTGGCCGCATTTGCTTCATTGTTTTTTCTTAAAGAAAATACATCGGAATCACTTGTTTCCGAAAAAAACAATCCTGTTATTGTACAAACGAATCCGAATACGGCACTTCAATCCCCACAAAGGGATGATGCTACTGTACAAGGACCCGTATCAGCGCTTACAACACAAAATTCGACAAATATTAGCGGATTTGTGGCGCCAAAATCCCCTGCTGATGCGATGCTGCGTCAGCATAGTTTTCTGCAAGTCAGCTTAGCAAAAAGTAACGCATCTGCCATTTATTCGGGAAAAGGGATAAATGTAGGAAAACTGGATGCAGATAGGACTTTCGCGACTGGAACAGCACACATGGATCTGGGCGATGTGCCACTGGAGGAATCTATGTTGGGGCATGAGTTCACCTTGGCTCAACAATCAGGTGCACATATAGCACGACGGCAAGAGTCTGATATGCAGCTTTCTCCGAAGAAATTTAAGGTAAGTCAAAAGTTTGAATTTGGAGCATTCTTAAGCCCATCAACGACCAATCAAAGTTTCGACGTAGGAGGAGGGCTGATGTTGGCCTATCAATTATCAGATAAGGTTGCTGTGCGGACAGGAGCATCATTCAATCAATATGAAGTTGGGATTTTAGGTTCGGATCTAGCGCGGAGCAGCATGCAGCATGATCTCCAACAGAGCGCGCCTGAGGTAGGGCCTAGCGGAGCAGCTCTTGTTTCTAAAGAAGTGCCCTATCGAGCCAACAATTTACTACTGCCTGATCTAAATTCTGTTTCTGGAAAAGTGCAAACCTTGGATATCCCGTTAGAATTTAAGTACAATGTAGGGAAGCAATTCTATGCGACCGGTGGTGTTTCCTATGCAGTGGTACTTTCGCAAGAACGGTTTAACCACATTACGGAATATACGGGGGTGCCCACATATTCCAGCGCTTCGGACTCCGATCAACCTACGAACCAGCCTGCTGCATCTTCCGTGGAGCGCACGTTGCAGTCTAGCGACAATAACGTTAGTACAAATGGATTTGGAGGTTTTATCAATTTCTCTATTGGGAGGAAAACGAAGTTGACGAAATCGGTTAAGTTGTCTATTGAGCCTTACGTGAAAATGCCTGTTGGGCAATTTAAACGTGCAGATATGGATTATACCAATGGCGGTTTACGCGTCATTACAAATTTTTAGTCTTCCATCTGCATCGTTTTACTTAAGCAGATGAAAGACTAAAAATGACAACGACCTGCTATAGCTGGTCTACTCTTATCCAACCCATTCCGGTAGCTATTGCACCCTGCACGCCTGGATCACCGTCCTCGAAGACAAGGCAAGCAGATGGAGCAACCTGTAGATGTGCGGCAGCAAGTAAAAATGGTTGAGGCGAGGGTTTTCCTTCGGCCGTATCTCCGGCACACACTAATGTTTCAAATTTTCCGGTCAGTCCAATGACGTCTAAAGTGATTTCTAGTGTCGATCGCGATCCGCCTGATACCAGTCCGATTTTCTTTTTACCAATATTCGCCAGCAAATGTTCCATGACATAATCGATTGCTACCGTTTGACGAATAAAGCGCTCAATAAAGATTGCTGATTTTCGTTGCGCAAACGCATGCTCGTCGATGGAAACGTTGTAACGTAATCCAATCTCTTTTGCTACTGCCACTGTCGGCCATCCGGCAAGTTCATCCACAATACGGTCGTCGAGCACAATGCCAAATTCTTCAGACGTAGCTACATATGCAGCTTTATGAGCATGCATATTGTCGGCTAGTGTGCCGTCTACGTCGTAAAGCAAGGCTTCAAAAGGCTCGGATTTCTGTTGTAACTGTTCAAATTTTTTTTGAGATAGGGAATTCATGCGGTAAAAATAAAAAATCCCAAGCATTGCTTGGGATCAATTTCTATTTTTGTCTTTTTCGGCGTTGTTTCTCCTTGATGATCAAGTTTAGTTCCCGTCCCGTTTGTCCGCCAACCGAGGTGTTTTCCTGCGCACGTCGAAACAAGTAGGGCATTACAGCTTTTACCGGACCGTAGGGCATATACTTGGCTACGTTAAAGCCTGCAGCAGACAGGTTGAAAGAAAGGTTGTCTGACATCCCTAGTAATTGCGCAAAATAGACATGCTCATTTTTTGGCGAAATACCTCGGTTTAGCATTTCTTCGGCTACGATGCGCGAACTCTCTTCGTTATGGGTGCCCGCCATTAATCCGATTCTATTGATGTTGTCCAAACAAAAGTGTATAGCCGCATTATAATCAGCGTCTGACGCCTCTTTGTTCGGCTGAATAGGAGAGCTATAGCCTTTTTCGTTTGCGCGGGCACGCTCTATTTCCATGTAGGCTCCGCGCACGATCTTAGCGCCTAGGTAAAAATTTTGGGTTTGCGCGTAGGCATAATCCGCTTTTAGCGACGCCAATTTGTCACTTCGGTACAATTGATAGGTGTTGTAGACGATCGCACTATCCTTGTTGTATTTTTCCATCATTTGTCGTGCGAAATCATCTATAGTATCCTGAATCCACGAATGTTCGGCATCAACTAACACTTTGACATTTGCTTCATAACAAGCTTTGCATATGCGGTCTATACGATCATATACTTTATCAAACTCCAACCGCTCGTCGGCAGTTAATGGCTGTTTGGCATCCAGTTTCTCAAAAAGATCAAATCGCCCTAAGCCCGTTGGCTTAAATACACAGAATGATATGTTTGAATTCTGTTTAGCAAAAGCTACGGTGCGTAAAATTTCGGCGCAGGTATCGTCAAAGCTTTTTTCGGACTCTTCGCCTTCGACGGAATAATCCAATATCGTGGTGACGTTACCATTTCCCAATTCTGAAATAGCTTTGCTACATCCTTCGATAGATTCACCTCCACAAAATTGTTTGTATATGGTGTTGCGAATAATACCTTGGATAGGCAAACCAACGCGTAATGCAAATGTAGTGACGGGGGTGCCTACCTTTATTAATGCATTGCTTGCCACCATTTTGAAAAGCCAATACGCTTTATCCAAGTCCTTATCACTCTTATTGCGAAATGCGATTTCCGTGTTGTTGAAATCCAATTTTACCTCGCTGTGGGCAGATATCATACATATAAAAATTAGTGCCCAAAATTAAATATTTATTTTGAATAGCCTTATATTTACAAGCCGCTAAAAGCGGATTTATTTAAAATTATGCAAACGTTTTCATTGAAAGGAGAGTACATCCAGCTCATTCAGCTTTTGAAGGTGATGAATTGGGTAGAACATGGTGCTATGGCGCAATTTGTCGTTGAAGAAGGACTTGTAAAATACAATGGTGAAGTAGATTACAGAAAGAGGTTGAAAGTTCGGAAAGATGATGTGGTAGAGTTTGACGGCCAGCAAGTAAAAATTATTTAATACCTTTATTATATGACAAAACAGATAGCTAGCTTAGGCTATAATGTATATTTTGAGCGAGACCTTGATTCATTAGCCTCTTTTATAGACGAACAGCAGTATTCGCAGATTCTTGTGCTTGTTGATCGTAACACCAACGACCATTGCCTTCCGATTCTGCAGCATGCCATCCCAAACATGAACGATTACGATATTATCGAGGTAGATCCCGGTGAAGAAAATAAAAATATCGATTTTTGTATTGGGGTTTGGAAGACTATGCTCGATTTTGGGGCCGATCGCAAGGCATTGATGATTAACCTTGGTGGCGGTGTAGTGACTGATATGGGAGGCTTCGCAGCTTCTACCTATAAAAGAGGTATTGATTTTATCCAAATCCCGACAACCTTGCTCTCGCAAGTTGACGCATCTGTCGGCGGTAAAACTGGTATAGACTTGGATAACTTGAAAAATATCATCGGAACGTTTACACAGCCTCGAGCGGTATTCATCAGCGCTCAGTTTCTAAAGACCTTAGATGAAAGACAGATGCGATCCGGATTTGCAGAGGTAATCAAGCATGGCCTTATCTTCGACGAAGCATTATTCGAACAAACAAAGGCTACTGATTTAGCAAACGATCCGTTGGATGATATCGTATTTCGATCCGTCAGCATAAAAAATGAAGTGATCACGCAGGATCCAACCGAAATGGGCTTACGGAAGATCCTTAATTTCGGACATACGATTGGCCACGCTGTTGAAGGCTACTCTATGCTGCATGATGAGAACCCATTACTTCACGGCGAAGCTATTGCCATCGGAATGATCTGCGAAGCTTATTTATCAACTAAGTTAAATGGCCTTAGTCAAGATGCGCTGATGGATATCGTTAAAAGTTTCGATGCAATCTTCACGCGATATACTATGCAGTCCGATTGGTATGCCGAACTGATCTCGCTCATGCGAAATGACAAGAAGAACGAAGGAAAACAAATAGGCTTTGCGCTATTGGCATCCATAGGAAAATGTGACTACAATATTTATGTAGACGAAGATGCCATTATAGAAAGTCTTGATTTTTACAAAAATTTAGCCTGATGAAGATAGCTAGCCTGTTTATGCTTTTTTGTTTTTTCAGTGTTTGTACGGTTGTACACGCTCAAAAAAAAGTGTTGATTTTTTCTAAGACTGCGGGATTTCGACATAAGAGCATCCCGAAAGGCGTAGCTACGGTTACCGATTTGTTGAAGCAAGCTGGGATAGGCAGTTTGCACAGTGAGGACCCTGCATACTTCTGTGCAGACAGTTTGGCTAAATTTGACGCCGTTATCTTTCTCAGTACAACAGGGGATATTTTCGATGATCAACAAAAGGAAGCTTTTCAGGCATTTATTCGCGCTGGCAAAGGCTTTGTGGGTATACATGCCGCAACAGACACCGAACATGATTGGCCTTGGTATGGGCAGCTTGTGGGTGCGTATTTTGCTAGTCATCCCGCTGTTCAAGATGCGAAAATAACCGTCCTAGACCGAGAGCATGCGTCCACTAAACATTTGCAACAGGTGTGGTGGCACAAAGACGAATGGTATGACTTTAAAAACCTGCAGCCCGGGCTTCATATTTTAATGAGCCTGGATGAAGAGTCCTACAACGATGGGAAGATGGGTAAGTTTCATCCTATCGCTTGGTTTCAAGAATTTGAAGGGGCGCGCATATTCTATACCGGCCTTGGGCATACAGATGAAGCTTTCGATAGTCTGCAATTTCGGATTCATTTGCTTGGCGGGATACAATATGTGTTACAAGTACACTAAGCGGTAATTTTTCCTGCTGTGTTAAAAGCTAAACCCAAACGGTTTAGCTTTTTTATTTTAAAAAAAAGTGTACAAATATTTGTTTTTCGTAAACGTTTGCGTAGATTAGATGTAACAACACAGTTGCTAACTTTATAAACATTATAAACTAAATACACTCGAAATCGATAATATAAATGTGGCTTTGAACATATTTATGTATATTAATCTAGATTTCGGAAATTAAACAAAATCATTTTTCATGCTAAACAATGGACCAACTAAATAATAAATCTATGATGTAAAACAATTACACAACATCCAGCACGTCGTGCATTAATTCTAATCAATAAACTTTAATTGTAAACCTTTTTTTAAATAACCATGAAAAAAACGACCAATTTTTCTGGAAGGGTATCCTTTTATCCTAAAAATCCGCTAAAACATGCGCTATGGATCTCCGGTGCGTTGCTTTTAATCGGGAATTATGCGTTGGCAGCTAGTCATCCAACTACCATAGCTGCTAACCATAGTAAAAATACCAATGTTTTTCAGCAAAAAACCATTCGCGGTAGCGTGATAGATGCCGGATCTAAGACCCCGCTTGCCGGTGTAACGTTGAAGGTAGTTGGGAAAGCTACTGCTACTTCTACGGATGAAAATGGCGTCTTTGAACTGAATGTAGCGGTAAATGACGTTATTGAAGTAAACTATATCGGTTACCAAACAAATCGGGTGACTGTGTTGGCCAATACGACAAGCCTGAATATAGAATTGACTGCCGATAACAGCAATTTAGAAGAGGTATTGGTAACGGGATATGGCACGCAGCGTAAGAAAGATTTGACCGGTGCCGTGGCGGTGGTTAACGTAGAGCAACTAAAAACACAACCTGCTGCAACAGCCGTAGAAGCCTTGCAAGGACGTGCTACCGGTGTGCAGATCGTGAATGATGGTGCTCCAGGATCTACTCCTCAAATTAAAATTCGCGGTTATAGTACGATCAATAACAATGAGCCATTGTATATTATCGATGGTGTGCCTTTTGAAGGTAAGCTAAGCTGGCTCAACCAGAATGATATTGAGACCATGCAGGTATTGAAAGATGCTTCTGCGGCTTCCATCTATGGTTCTCGGGCGAACAACGGCGTTGTGATCATCACCACGAAAACAGGAAAAGAAGGTAAACCGCAAATTGCCTTTGATTCTTACGTCGGACTACAAACACCGCGCTTCAATACTTTTCCAAAAATGATGACACCACAACAGGTGTACGATCTGAACAACCGCTTGTCGGGCACCAACCTGAGCTTGCCGGATTACTTGCTTGCGGGCGAGCTAGGTAGGGAGGATGTCGCCACGATGACGCCTGCAGATTACGATATGTCGCGATACAACTACTCGCGAAATCCAAGCACTTTCTACCAAATCACGAAAGCAAATAAAGAAGGAACCAATTGGTTTCGTGAACTCTCCCAAAACGCGCCCACACAAAGTTATCAGCTAAGCGCTAACGGAGGTGGAGAAAATGCGACTTATGCCGTATCCGTGGGGCATTTAAAACAGAAGGGAGCGATCATCCATAGCGGATTCGAACGCTTCAACGTACGCTCCAACACCGTGTTTAAGGCATTTAATGGTAAGTTGCGTATTGGTGAAAACATGCAATATAGCTTTACCCGCGGCTTTGGTGTAGGGGTTAATCCTAATACGGCCGGGGGATACATGGAAGAAGGAAGTATCCTTGGTTTCGCTTTCCGGATTCAGAACATTATTCCGGTTTATGATGAAGGTGGAAATTTTGCTGGATCGAAGGGCGGATGGGGTAATGGACAAAACCCTGTTGCTATGGCCTATCGTGGAAAAGATGATGTCAATAAAACGAATATGTTTTTCGGAAATGCCTACACCGAATATGATATTTTGGATGGACTGACCTTCCGTAGCAGTTTTGGTATGAAGTATGAAAACTATACCGGTATTGATCTTACTTATCCTAACCCAGAGTTTTCCGAAGGCTCATTCAATAACGGGATGCGCGAGTATGCTGGATTCAACACGGAGTGGACGTGGACAAATACCCTAAACTATCGCAAGATCATCGATAAGCACAACATCAATATCTTGGCCGGTACGGAAGCTATCGACAACCGTACACGTGATCTGTCTGCTAACAGAAATGGTTTCTTCTTACTGAGCAGTTTAGATTACTTCTATCTTGATGCAGGAACGACCAATTTTGGAAATACGGGATCGGGAACGTTAGGAGCACTTTTCTCTATTTTTGGAAAGGTAGACTATAGCTTTGACGATCGATATATCTTAAGTGCTACGGTGCGTCGAGATGGATCGTCTAACTTCGGACAGGCTAACCAATATGGTGTGTTTCCGGGCGTAAGTGGTGCATGGAGGCTATCGAGTGAAGAGTTTTTGAAACCCGTCACTTGGATAACCGATCTTAAACTCCGCGCAGGTTACGGTATTACGGGTAACCAACGTATCCCGCCCTTACAGTTTATGAATCGCTACACGTCCATTATAAATGAATCTTCTTATCCGATCAATGGTACCGTAGCTACTGGTATCTGGCAGAGTGATTATGCAAATCCAGATGTTAAATGGGAACAAGTGAATGCCTTAAACCTTGGTATCGACTTCACCCTATTTAATGGAGATTTCGATGGAGCATTTGACTATTACGACAAGCGCACGAAAGATATGTTGTTTCGTGTTCCTTTGCCAGCCGCGGCAGTTGGACGAGCAAGAGCTCCTTACGTAAATGTCGGTAACATGAGTAATAAAGGGGTGGAATTGGCGCTAGGCTACCACTACGGCTATCGCCAAGAAAGTGATTTCAAGCTTGATCTTGCCGGTACCATTTCACGCAACGTCAATCGCGTGGAATCCTTAGCTCCGTCAATTTCCTCACAGATCTATGGTAATTTCCGTAGTATGGAAACAACCATTCTTCGTGCAGGTGAACAATTCGGTGCTTTTTACGGCTATCAAGTGGCTGGAATCTACCAAAGTGACAATGATGTCTCTACCTCGCCATCTTACGCTGGTGCACGCCCTGGAGGACTCAAGTTTGCTGACGTAAACGGAGATGGTGTTATCAATGATGCCGATCGGACCATCATCGGATCACCGCACCCTGATTTCATCTATTCTTTGGCGATTAACACGGCGTACAAGAACTTTGATTTCTCTATGTTTTTCTACGGATCTCAAGGCAATGATGTGTATGATGCAACACGTTACTATACCGACTTTAGCGTATTTTCCGGACAGAAAAGTGCGCGATTGATCGATTCTTGGAGCCCAGAGAACCCAGGCAGTTCAGTGCCTTCGCCGACCTTGAATGCTTCAACCTTTGAGTATGCATCCTCTTCGTATTATGTGCAAGATGCTAGTTTCTTAAAGCTTAGAACGATGCAGTTGGGTTACAACCTACCTGTAAAGAACCTTTTTGGTCAAGACACTTCGGTGAGTAGATTGCGGGTGTACTTGGGCGTGAACAACGTGTTCACCATTACCAAATATGATGGATTGGATCCAGAAGTTACAGCGACACCTAGTGACTATCCAGCACTCGGTGTGGATTTCGGAAGTTATCCGCAAGCTC
This genomic window contains:
- a CDS encoding response regulator, with the protein product MEQKKILICDDDYGIVNMLELMLEDLDAQVISETNSTKVGERLIQEQPDLLIVDLWMPVVTGDEIIKFIRQHDGLKHMFILCISASRNGEEVAMEAGADVFLGKPFDMDDLLDVVQQAIVHAEN
- a CDS encoding dienelactone hydrolase family protein — encoded protein: MTYIPKKEEVKQEVFDLYDDYAHQRLSRKEFMQRLSLFAVGSLTVPALMSFLMPNYRDNVQVEEGDPRIAESFVTYPSPKGAGEMKGLLCYPHNNTEALGAVVVVHENRGLNPHIADVARRAALAGFLVLAPDALSPLGGYPGNDDEGREMQSKRGREEMLEDFIAAATFLGEHPMSNGKVGVVGFCFGGWIANMIAARLPQLVAAVLFYGGQAPVADVPNIKAKLQLHFAELDTRVNEGWPAYEEALQQNGKQFSVFFYPKANHGFHNDSTPRYDKEAATLAWTRTINFFKETLL
- a CDS encoding universal stress protein, producing the protein MRILFPTDFSDAANNAFVYALHLAHDLGATVYILHTYMQPVLSASHVGQPEIVPEVYESYELQQFESYKKHSAFLHNLAKEKQLDTVPLTFLFEEGTVVSNAQEIIQREHINLVVMGTNRAQGFIDKIFGSNTLGMIRGVRIPVLSVPKESNYQQIKEIIFTTLFRESDEIALAEILQLVRPFAVNVKCVYVHKEYNPAIIGLSQRWKQKFEKDNLDFVFLDFNESIEHTVNTYIGQHRVDLLCVLKRNRNFLERIFSSSISNRLRTHAITATLVLQEGDDPGTF
- a CDS encoding RNA polymerase sigma factor; translation: MKSIRQYWRKDNPFSLREALEDCVLGKTERGKSFVYKKYYGYVMAVVLRYMTVEMEAEEATNETFVKVFRKMDRFEMHEDDEVLEKTFRSWLARIAVNTSIDMLRSKKPLDFFEDTAMEDVKQHAVVIDDRLAVDDILKLLDKLPDVQRSIFNLFEIEGYSHEEIGAMLGIPESTSRTYLTRAKQRLRKLYVEQFTVSQNIPL
- a CDS encoding outer membrane beta-barrel protein — protein: MEDSKKKELIEVIKERLKNADPIPYKEGAWEAYRAKYEPVKTARLPAAFWSAAAALAVAAFASLFFLKENTSESLVSEKNNPVIVQTNPNTALQSPQRDDATVQGPVSALTTQNSTNISGFVAPKSPADAMLRQHSFLQVSLAKSNASAIYSGKGINVGKLDADRTFATGTAHMDLGDVPLEESMLGHEFTLAQQSGAHIARRQESDMQLSPKKFKVSQKFEFGAFLSPSTTNQSFDVGGGLMLAYQLSDKVAVRTGASFNQYEVGILGSDLARSSMQHDLQQSAPEVGPSGAALVSKEVPYRANNLLLPDLNSVSGKVQTLDIPLEFKYNVGKQFYATGGVSYAVVLSQERFNHITEYTGVPTYSSASDSDQPTNQPAASSVERTLQSSDNNVSTNGFGGFINFSIGRKTKLTKSVKLSIEPYVKMPVGQFKRADMDYTNGGLRVITNF
- a CDS encoding HAD family hydrolase, translating into MNSLSQKKFEQLQQKSEPFEALLYDVDGTLADNMHAHKAAYVATSEEFGIVLDDRIVDELAGWPTVAVAKEIGLRYNVSIDEHAFAQRKSAIFIERFIRQTVAIDYVMEHLLANIGKKKIGLVSGGSRSTLEITLDVIGLTGKFETLVCAGDTAEGKPSPQPFLLAAAHLQVAPSACLVFEDGDPGVQGAIATGMGWIRVDQL
- a CDS encoding proline dehydrogenase family protein, with product MISAHSEVKLDFNNTEIAFRNKSDKDLDKAYWLFKMVASNALIKVGTPVTTFALRVGLPIQGIIRNTIYKQFCGGESIEGCSKAISELGNGNVTTILDYSVEGEESEKSFDDTCAEILRTVAFAKQNSNISFCVFKPTGLGRFDLFEKLDAKQPLTADERLEFDKVYDRIDRICKACYEANVKVLVDAEHSWIQDTIDDFARQMMEKYNKDSAIVYNTYQLYRSDKLASLKADYAYAQTQNFYLGAKIVRGAYMEIERARANEKGYSSPIQPNKEASDADYNAAIHFCLDNINRIGLMAGTHNEESSRIVAEEMLNRGISPKNEHVYFAQLLGMSDNLSFNLSAAGFNVAKYMPYGPVKAVMPYLFRRAQENTSVGGQTGRELNLIIKEKQRRKRQK
- a CDS encoding RNA-binding S4 domain-containing protein gives rise to the protein MQTFSLKGEYIQLIQLLKVMNWVEHGAMAQFVVEEGLVKYNGEVDYRKRLKVRKDDVVEFDGQQVKII
- the aroB gene encoding 3-dehydroquinate synthase — protein: MTKQIASLGYNVYFERDLDSLASFIDEQQYSQILVLVDRNTNDHCLPILQHAIPNMNDYDIIEVDPGEENKNIDFCIGVWKTMLDFGADRKALMINLGGGVVTDMGGFAASTYKRGIDFIQIPTTLLSQVDASVGGKTGIDLDNLKNIIGTFTQPRAVFISAQFLKTLDERQMRSGFAEVIKHGLIFDEALFEQTKATDLANDPLDDIVFRSVSIKNEVITQDPTEMGLRKILNFGHTIGHAVEGYSMLHDENPLLHGEAIAIGMICEAYLSTKLNGLSQDALMDIVKSFDAIFTRYTMQSDWYAELISLMRNDKKNEGKQIGFALLASIGKCDYNIYVDEDAIIESLDFYKNLA
- a CDS encoding ThuA domain-containing protein, which produces MLIFSKTAGFRHKSIPKGVATVTDLLKQAGIGSLHSEDPAYFCADSLAKFDAVIFLSTTGDIFDDQQKEAFQAFIRAGKGFVGIHAATDTEHDWPWYGQLVGAYFASHPAVQDAKITVLDREHASTKHLQQVWWHKDEWYDFKNLQPGLHILMSLDEESYNDGKMGKFHPIAWFQEFEGARIFYTGLGHTDEAFDSLQFRIHLLGGIQYVLQVH